CCTCATGAACTTCTTCGTGTTTTTGCCGTTTGACAATGCGACGGGCATCTTCAACTAAGTCGCGGACCATCGATTCAACATCCCGGCCGACATAACCAACCTCAGTATATTTCGTTGCTTCAACCTTGACAAAAGGTGCATCGGCAATATTAGCAAGGCGACGGGCAATTTCTGTTTTACCAACCCCTGTGGGTCCAATCATTAAGATGTTTTTCGGTTTAACTTCTTTTTGCATGGCGTCATCGAGCCGTAAACGGCGGATGCGGTTTTGTAGGCCGATGGCTACCGAGCGCTTGGCATCGGCTTGGCCGATAATATATTTATCTAAGGCATTGACGATTTCTCTAGGGGTAATATTGTGCTTCATGTATGACTCCACCTCTATGCTTTCTCTACGATGATGTTGTCGTTTGTATAGACATCGATTTCACTGGCGATTTGTAGGGCTTGGCGGGCAATTTCCTCAGCGGACATGTCACCGTGGCGAGCCATAGCGCGCGCTGCTGCTAAGGCATAATTTCCACCCGATCCGATGGTCAAGATACCATCATCTGGTTGAATGACTTCTCCCGTACCGCTCACAAGCAGTAAATCTTTATCATCCATCACAATCAAAAGGGCTTCCAGTTGCTGAAGGGAACGATCAGTACGCCATTGTTTAGCGACTTCAACGGCTGCCCGAGTTAATTGACCCTTATATTCTTGAAGCTTCTCTTCAAACATTTCGGATAAGGTAATCGCATCGGCCACCCCTCCTGCGAAACCGACGACGACTTTATCATCGTAAATACGGCGAAGTTTGCGAGCGCCACCTTTCATAATAACGGTCTCGCCCATGGTAACCTGTCCGTCACCGGCCATGGCTAATTCTTGATTTTTTTTCACTGCACAAATTGTTGTCATAATAACCTCCTATGATTTTCTCTTCGCCCGAGGATGCGCATTAAGGTAAGCTTGACGCAATTTATCCTTCGTGACGTGAGTATATATTTGAGTTGAACTTAAATTCTCATGTCCGAGCAGTTCTTGAACACTTCGCATATCTGCACCATGATTGAGCAGATGGGTCGCGAAGGTATGGCGTAATTTATGAGGATGAATGGTTAAATGAAGGGCTCCTTCGTCAATAATCCTTTGGAGAATGTAGCGAATTTGATCGGCATTCATTACCTCACCTTTATCTGAGAGGAAGACTGCATTACTAACAGCCTTACTTAAGGCCGCTAATTTCGGACGCTGTGCTTGTAGGTATAGCTGTAAGGTTTGACTTGCTTGGTCCCCTACAGGTATCATGCGTTCCTTGTCCCCTTTACCGATTACTCGGACGACTTGTAAGTCTAAATTAACGCGCTCTATGGTTAAACTTGTCAGTTCACTCACCCGCATGCCCGTGGCATACAGTAATTCAATGATAGCCAAATTACGGAGGGCATTGGGCTTTTGTGAAGCAGCTGCCGCATTTAAAATCGCTTCCATTTCATTCTCATAGAAAAACTCGGGAAGACGCTGATCTCGCTGATTAAATTGAATCAGTTCCATTGGATTCTGGCTTAGCCATTCTTCTCTTACCGCAAATTTAAAGAAAGATCGTAAACTTGATAGCTTTCTGGCAATGGTTGAACGGGCCAATTGCCGCTCGTTCAAATGCGCTAAATACAAGCGCATATCACGGTAAGTCAATGATTCAATCCTTGTGTCTCCAGAGTTTTGTAGGAAATTGAAGAATTCAATTAAATCTGTGCGATAGGCCTTAACCGTCTCTTTGGAGTATCGCCTCTCGCTTTCTAAATAGCGCAGAAATAAAGCAATGTGTTTCTCGTACTGCATCTGAGCTATCACGTTCCTTTCATTTTTCTCAATCAATCCTAATACTGATTATAATATACAGACCAAGCCCTTGTCATTCGAAAAGGTCAAAATAGGACAGAATTCATAATTTATTCACGACTTAAACTAAATTAAGGCAAAATTACGTACCCACCCAAAAGAAAAAAGCTACCACTGATGGGTAGCTTTTAGATAGCTCGTTCACTTCGTTTCGCTTAGTCTTTGGATGTATCTGCAGATAAACCAGCCATAGTAATGTAGTTGTAAGGCTTGTTGAAGTGAGGTAAGAAGAAGATATCTAAGAGACCTAATTGATCGACAGTGATGTCTTCTTGAATCGCTAATGAGAACATATGGATTAATAAGGATACATCATGTGTTGAAGCGATTTGGGCACCTAAAATACGGTTTGTGCCATTTTCATAAACGATGCGTAATTTAACTTTGTCGTTTTCTGGCATGAATTCTGGTAATTGGTTATCTTCGTAATCAACATATTTCGCATCAAGACCGAATTTCTCGCAAGCTTTTAATGAGAAGCCTGTTGAGACAAGTTTCAAGTCGTAGATGTTGATACCGTTTGAACCTTGGATACCAGCGCCTTCTAATTCTGTACCTAAGATGTTTGTAGCAGCGACAACACCTGAGCGAACTGCGTTCGAAGCTAAGGCGATATAGTTCGCTTCTTTGGTTACGTTTGAGTAGTTCGTCGCACAGTCACCGATGGCATAAACGTTATCGTCGTTTGTCTTGAAGGTGCGGTCAACTAAGTATGCACCGTTACCGAAGCGGTCTAAGTGACCTTCGCCAAATACGGCATAAGGACGGAAACCGATACAGTTGATAATAACGTCTGCTTCGTAAGTCCCTTTATTTGTCTTCAAGCCTGTAACTTTGCCGTCTTCACCAAGATACTCTTCTGCCAATTCGCCGAAGTGTGTATCAATGCCATGTTCGCGTAAGTTTTCGTCCATCAATTCTGCGAACTCTGGGTCATAGTAGCTAGCAAGGGAAGTAGCTTCCGCATCAAAGATCGTTACGTCTTTACCGCGACGTTGGGCTGCTTCAGCGATTTCCACACCGATGTAACCTGCACCGATGATTAAAACTTTCTGGTTATTTTCATCAGCAAAGGCTTTATCAACTTCTTGGCCTTCTTGGAACAGTTTCAAGAAGTGGATACCTTCTAAATCTTTACCTGGTAGGTTTGGTGCGATTGGTTGAGAGCCCGTTGCGATAATTAATTTATCGTAAGACTCTTCAATTTTCTCACCGTCTTTAGTTTCAGCAACAAGGCTTTGAGCATCAAAATCAATATCTTTTACTTCCGTTTCAATATAGATTTTAGCTCCCTTAGCTTCAAAGTCTTCTTTATTTGTATAGAAAAGACCATCGTAACCGTCAATTTGACGACCTACCCAAAGTGCAGTCCCGCATCCTAGGTAAGATAAGTTTGAGTTACGTTCAATCATTACCACTTCAACGTCTTGACCACTGTCTAATAAAGTATTTGCTGCAGCAATCCCTGCATGATTTGTACCAACAATAACAACTTTCATTCCATTTCCTCCTTGTTAAAACTCTTGCAAGTTTGATTAATTTAATTATAACAAAGAATAAAATATTTGAAAGTCTTTGCACATTCGACAAAACGCTAAAAAACAAGCTTTATAAGGTATTATGAAATTATATAAAATCAACTTGTGAAATAAAAAATTTTTATGCATTAAGCGTTTTCAATAATATTTAAAAGAGCAAACTTATGCAAAAACCCCTCAAATTCCAATCATAAAGCCATTTATGGTCCTGAGCATAAAACTTGCATTGGCTAAATTGAGTCAATTTTACGACGACGATAGGCCCCTTTTTTCACAAGCAATAAAAACCTCCAGGCTTAACTCTGGAGGATCGTGATAAGCTTATTCTATTGAACGAGGTCTTCTTCGTAGTCACAGTTACTACATTTCACCTGGCTACCTTTGCGACTGGTCTTCTCAATGAGATAGTGATCACATTTCGGACAATTACGGCCCACAGGTTTATCCCAGGAAGCGAAATCACATTCAGGATAGCGATCGCAGCCATAGAAGATACGGTTCTTCTTCGACTTGCGCTCGACGACTTCCCCTTTGCCACAGGTTGGGCAGGTCACGCCGATTTTCTTGACGATAGCTTCCGTATGGCGGCAATCCGGGAAGCCACTACATGCATAGAATTTGCCGTAGCGACCAATTTTGATGACCATGGGCTTACCGCACTCAGGACAGTCAAAGCCAGCTGGTTCATCCTTAATTTCAATCTTCTCCATGCCCTCTTCTGCCTTATCCAAATCCTTGGCGAAACTTGAGTAGAATTCATCTAAGACGGAGACCCACATGCGTTTGCCTTCTTCGATGTCGTCAAGTTCATCTTCAAGACCGGCCGTAAATTCGACGTTGACAATTTGAGGGAAGAATTCTTCCATGACATTATTGACAATTTCCCCTAATTCCGTCGGTTCGAAACGTTTAGCAACCATCTTGACGTAGTAGCGCTTGCGCAGAGTTTCTAAGGTTGGTGCGTAAGTAGACGGTCGACCAATACCTAATTCTTCCATCGTTTTAACCAAGCTTGCTTCATTGTAGCGGGCTGGTGGCTGGGTAAAGTGCTGGGTAGGCTCAATGGTGTCAATTTTAACATCGTCTCCCACGGATAAATCGGGTAAGTAATTATCTTTACTCGATTGTGCCGGCTTATACACCTTCATATAGCCTTCAAACTTTATGCGTTGGCCATTCGCACGGAAGGTTACATCGTTTTGTTCAATGTCTGCCCGAATAGTATCAAAAACCGCATCAGTCATCTGACTAGCAACAAAACGGGCCCAAATAAGTGCATATAAGCGGAATTGATCTTTGCTCAACTTATCTTTAATCGATTCCGGTGTAATTGTCACATCCGATGGGCGAATTGCCTCGTGGGCGTCCTGTGAGCCAGCACTCGCTTTACCGCGTTGACCGGCACCGAGAAAGTTCTTGCCGTAAGTATCTTCAATGTACGTCGCAGCTGCTTGGCGCGCTGTTGGCGAAATACGGGTGGAGTCGGTACGCATGTAGGTAATCAAACCAACCGTTCCGCCCCCAATCGCAACCCCTTCGTAAAGCTGTTGGGCGACCATCATGGTCTTACCAGCTCGGAAGTTAAGGCGATTCGATGCTTCCTGTTGCATCGTACTCGTTGTAAAAGGTGCATAAGGTTTACGGCGACGCTCTTTCTCCACGATATCTTTGACGGTAAAGGTCGCATTCGTATCGATGCGGTCCATAATGTCTTTGACCGCCGCTTCATTCTCGAGTTTCAACTTCTTGCCTGACAAGCCGTAAAAGTCTGCCTCAAATTTCGAACGGCCCTTCTTAAACTTCGTTGGAATGGTCCAATATTCTTCAGGCTTGAAATTGCGAATTTCCTTTTCGCGGTCAATGATTAATTTTAAAGCGACGGATTGGACCCGGCCGGCGCTGAGGCCTCCTTTGATTTTCTTCCAGAGCAAAGGCGAGATCGAGTAGCCGACAACCCGGTCTAGAATCCGCCGTGCTTGTTGGGCATCGACTAGATCCATGTCAATTTTGCGTGGCTCTTTGAAGGCCTCTTTGACCGTATCCTTCGTAATTTCATTAAAGACGACGCGATTTTCTGCATCGGGGTCTAGTTTCAGCAGATGACTTAAATGCCAAGCAATGGCTTCTCCCTCGCGGTCCGGGTCGGCTGCTAGGTAGACATTCTCGGCCTTATTGGCAAGCTTGCGCAGTTCTTTGACAGTATCCCCTTTACCACGAATGGTGATGTAATGAGGCTCGAAATTATTCTCGATATCGACACCCATCTTACTTTTAGGTAAATCACGCAAGTGCCCCTTGCTGGCAACCACCTTATAATTCCGGCCAAGATAACGGCCGATTGTTTTAGCTTTTGTTGGCGACTCAACAATGACTAAGTTCTTATATGCCAAACTTATTTCATCCTTTCAACGTTTCTATCTATAGTAAGGCGTTTATTCCTGCGCCCAATTTCAAAATCGTTACAATATTAGTCGAAAGATTGCTATCTGTCAAACAATAAATTCCTTTTATATGTGACCTTGATTTTGAAATAATTCTGCCAACTCCCAAATCGTCTGACCTACAGATAGAATGGGACGTGCTCCTGCAGCAATAAGTTCATTACAGCCGCTCGATTGGCTATCCTTGATTCTGCCAGGTAAGGCGAATACTTCGCGATTCTCTTGCAAGGCATAATTAGCCGTAATCAAGCTACCGCTTTTCTTCGCAGCTTCGATGACCAAGGTTGCTGGACTAATCCCAGCTACTAAGCGGTTGCGCAGAACGAAATGATGCCTTTGGGCGAGACTGCTGGGCAAATATTCACTAATAACTAAATGATGCTGGCCAAGTTGCTCTTGCATGGCCCGATGCTCCTTAGGGTAAACTTGCTGGATGCCGGTTGGAATAATCGCAATAGTGGTTTTATTACCTGCTTCGATAGCTGCTTGGTGAACCGTCGAATCGATGCCATGCGCTAAGCCAGAAACGGCTATCCAGTTTTGCTTAGCAAATTCTTTAATAAAAGCCTTAGTCACTTCCGCTCCATAAGGTGTCATTTTGCGCGTTCCTACAATTGAAACTTTAGGTCGCTGAAGCATGGATAGATCCCCGGCATAAAAGAGCACCAGGGGCGGCTGAGCCGTCTCGTACCACAACTTCGGATAAACCGCTTCACCGATAATAAAGACTTGTTGACTCAGTTCCAGAAGTGAATCATAGCAATCAGCAACCTTGAAGAAATTTACCATTCGATAGCCTCCATCAGCTCCGGGAATCGAACGAAGCATCCGCTGACAGTCCGCCAAACTGGCCGGTTCCGAATGATCGCCTTTGGCGCAAGCCTGCAGGTATTGCATTTGCCATTTGTAAGTAACTCCACAAGAGACGAGATACACAAGTTGTTCTTTTAAAGTAATTTCCAATTTTATCACCTCATAATAATATACGCAAAATGAGGCCGAAAACCATCTGGTCAATTTTAAAATTTTAAATTAACTAATGAACACCTAGGTGCATCACTTAGTTACTTAAGGTGCAGCCTGATATTGTTTGGTCATGGAAGCCACCGGTTCAAAACTGCGCCGGTGAATAGGCGTGTAACCAAAGCGTCGCAAGGCTTCCAGATGTTGCTTAGTACCGTAGCCGGCATTGGCTTCAAATCCAAATTCCGGATAAGTTAAACTATACGCTTTCATCAAGTCATCTCGGTAAACTTTCGCAAGAATACTCGCAGCTGCAATTGATAAGGAGCGCTGATCCCCTTTAATTAGCGAACTTTGCTGGATAGATGTTTGAATGGTCATAGCATCGATGAGCACATGATTCGGTTGCAGAGATAGCTTTGTTAAAGCTGTTTCCATCGCCAATTGGGTTGCCCGGTATATATTCATCTCATCTATTTGCTGACTGCTCACTTCCGCAATGCTATAAGCCAAGGCTTCGGCTTGAATACGTTCCGCAAATTCTCGGCGTTTCTTATCAGATAACTGCTTAGAATCATTCACCCCGATTAAGGAGACAGGGTTTTCCGGCAAAATAACCACTGCGGCTACAATGGGGCCTGCCAAAGGCCCTCGCCCTACTTCATCAATTCCGGCAATATAATATTTATCTTGCTGACTTTGCTGATATAATTCACGCTCAATGGCTAAACGTTCCTGAAAAGCTACTTCTAAGGCCATTTGCTTTTGCTGGCGTCGTTCGTATTGCGCTAGGAGTTTTTGCACTCCCTTGCGCTCATCTCTGCTAAAAAGGTCAAATAATTCATCACTTAAGACACTTGTCTCTTCTAGCAAAGTTTTTATCTCTTTGATGGTATAATTTACTTTCATGTTAAAGAGCCTCGTAGGGAGTATCCAATGTGGCTGAACCTAAGCGATGACTTCTAAAGTCATGGATGATGCGCTCACTTGCTTGATCATAGTCATCGCGTAAGCCCATCTGCTGAGTGATTTTCAAAAGTAAATCCACGGTGGATAAGTTCTCTAAATCGGCTTCACTCAAGCGATAGCGGTTCTTTAATGTTTCTGCTTCATTGGCCTTTAAATGTTCAAGCAGGTAAAGGGCCAAGTCATCCATATGCAATAAACTGTCCTTAATTGCTCCGGTAACAGCTAATTTCTTCCCCACTTCGGGGTCTTCAAATTTAGGCCATAGGATTCCCGGTGTATCTAATAACTCAAAGCTCTTTCCGATTTTTAGCCATCTTTGGGCTTTTGTCACACCAGGTTTATTGCCAGTTTGGGCTTGGTTTTTGCCTACGAAACGATTAATTAGGGTCGATTTCCCACTATTGGGAATGCCCAGAATCATGAGGCGGATGGGACGCTCCTTGATTCCTTTTTCTTGCTGCTTTTGGAAGTAAGGTTGCATCACGTCTTGGATTTCTTGTTGGAGTCCACGGATGCCTTTATTGTGTTGGGCATCGATAGCAACTGCTCGCTGGCCTTGGCTTTTATAATAATTTAACCAGGCTTGGGTTGCTTGTGAATCCGCTAAATCAGCCTTATTTAAGACTAAGATGGTTGGTTTTTGGCCAATGATTTCACTGATGACTGGGTTACGACTGGATTCAGGAATTCGTGCATCGACAAGTTCGATAATGACATCGACAAGTTTAATTTTCTCAGTCGCTTCACGTTTGGCTTTGGCCATATGGCCTGGATACCATTGAATGGTTTGTGCGCTCAAAGTTCATCCTCCTTAAGGTTTTATTTGACTAACGTGGCCATTTGCCTCCAAGCTATATGAGGGCACTTGGCTTCGCCTTTCACTTGGGGCATAAATTATGTCTGCATGGCCTTCAATACTTTCTGCCGGGACTAGTCCGAACTGGCGGCTATCCCCGGAATGTGGACGATTATCCCCCATGACGAAGTAATAGTCTGCCGGTATTTGGTGAATACCCAAGGTGTCCCAAAGGGAAAAATCCTCGGTAAACGGTTCTGAATTGGCCTGTTGGTTTTTTAAAGGATCCAAATAGGGTTCAGCTACTGGTTGGCCATTGATATATAATTGATCTGCTTCAACCCATAACTCATCGCCAGGCATGCCGATAACGCGTTTAACGTAAGACTCCCCAGACCCACGAGGGTCCGGGAAGACAACAATATCAAAGCGTTCAATTGCCTGCCACTTGGTCATGAACATCTGGTCACCATGCTGAAGGGTTTGTTCCATTGAGTGACCAGATACTTGGAAAGGTTGAATCACATGATCTCTTAAAGCAGTGAAGATGAATAAGGCAATCATTAAGGCGAAAGCAATATTTACGACTTCAACAAAGCATTGGCGGATAAATCTCATGCGGCTTCCTCTAATTCTTCTTCGTCTTCAGCTTCGTCTGACTGCTCAGATTTTACTTGTCCATTTAAGACTTCAACGGCCTTATCATATTGTTGGTCGTGTTCCTCAATATATTCTCTGGCAGCTTGCATCAATGCACTCGTGGTCTCGCCGGAAACAATCCCATCTTCAGCTAAGTCATGGTCTGCTTGAAATGCTTTAACGGCCTGGCTTACATGGGTATCATAGAAGTTGGCCTCACGGACATCGTAGCCAAGGGCGTCCAGAATGGTAATGATGCTCGTGACTTGTTCTGATTGAGCACCATCTTCGTAGGAGTCTTCTGGATTTAGTAAGATGGCCTTATTAATCGGATGGCTTTCAACCTCAACATCAGGGGCTACGCCCTCTTCATGAATCCACGTGCCATCAGGTGTAAGCCATTTCGCAACCGTCAGTTTCAATTCGCCGTATTCATTCTCGTCAAATACCGTTTGCACAGTCCCTTTCCCAAAGGTTTGCTCCCCAACAAGGGGTTGGTCTGTATTTTGTTGGATGGCTCCGGCAAGAATTTCGCTGGCGCTGGCGCTACCTTCATTAATCAGAATTACGTAAGGTTCAGTCACTTGGAAATCTCCCAATTCGGCGTCTTTAGCTTGGTAGGCCAATGGCTCTACGTCGGCTTCTTCCATTTGCATAATAATCTCATCATCTTCAAGGAACATATTCGTAATAGCCAAAGCTTGATCAAGCAGACCGCCTGGATTGTAGCGGAAATCAAAGACAAAGCGCTCGGCTCCCTCTTCGCGAAGCTGGGTAATAGCTTCCACCATTTCACCATAAGTTGTACCATTAAATTGGGTCACTTGCACATAGCCAATCGTAGCATCCTGCTCATCCAGATTGGCTTTAACAGTAACAATCGGAATTTCCGCCCGTTTTAAGGTCACATCAAATTCCGTTTCCCCCCGCAGAATCGTCAAGGTCACTTCCGTGCCTTCCGGTCCGCGAATCATATCGACGATTTCATTGGTAGACAAGCCTTTCAGTTCGGTGCCGTCAGCTTTTAGGATAATATCATTAGGTTGAATGCTGGCGCGGCTGGCCGGGGTATCTTCAATCGATGAGATGACCGTCACATAATCGTTTTCGGTGACGAATTGAATCCCCACGCCTTGGAAGGAACCTTCGATACTATCATCAACGGCCTCCATTTCAGTATGATTCAGAAATTCTGAATATGGATCATCCAAACTGTTGACCATGCCTTTTAAAGCACCCACCATAATTTGTTCTTTATCGACTTCTTCAATATACATACTTTGAATCGCATCATAGGTCGATTGCAAGGCACTAATATCCTCATCGCTTAATTGCTGCGTGTCACTTCGGCCAGGCCAGAAGCGTTCAAAGGCAGCGATCGATGAAACACAATAGCCAACCATAAAGACCACAATCGTCCATGTCAAGGCGATTAACAGTCGGATGCGTGTACTTTTCTTCTTCAAGGAAAACCTCCTTATAGCTTTTCGTCTATTATAATTTTAACCAAAGTCATATTGGTAATGACTCCATACCTCATCGAACGTTAACAAGAATTTCCCGTAATCAGGGTTGCTTTCTAAATAGGTCGATAACTGATTAAAGTCCTTGCTATGTTTGGGAAAACTCTGGTCCTCGGCCACTTTATTGGCGAATCGACTCACAGGATCTTGCGCCTCAGGGTTTTCAAAACGTTTCACATATTCATAAAAACTCGGTGTCATACTTGTCCTCCTAGTTATTTCTTGTGTCGCTCATTCAATACATACCTTACCTTTGGAATTATTCTAAGCCTTACTATCAACCCTTGTAACAGTATGTGTGGAATTATTATAGCACGCTTGGCAAAAATAACCAGGATTCTACTTAGGTGTAAGCAATATCTTTTTGCCAAGAAATAGGGTACAATAAGCCCATGAAGATTTAGGAGGTTCAAATGACTCAAGCAATCGACAATAAACGGGCCGAATTCTGGAATGCTGTGACGCATGGATGTGCCGCCTTGCTCAGTGTTCTCGCGCTCATCGCCCTAACCCGAAAAGGCCTCGCCCAAGCATCTACCTCAGCCATCCTAGCATATACTGTATATGGGGCGAGTATGATTATGCTATTTACAACGTCAAGTCTCTATCATAGTTTCAAACATACGGCTTATCGAAATATCTTGCAGAAGATTGACCATAGCTCGATTTACTTATTAATTGCCGGAACATATACGCCCTATCTGGTCGTCGCGGTTGGGGGACGCCTAGGCTATATCTTCCTGGCCTTAGTTTGGCTATTGGCTTCCATTGGTATTTACTTTGAACTGCGCTATACTAACCGCTTCCCCAGACTTAGTACATTCTTATATTTAGGTCTAGGCTGGATTAGTTTATTCCTGATTCGACCGCTCTTTCAAACAGTCGATTTAGCAGGAATTCTACTCCTGGTTGCGGGCGGGCTTACATATAGTGTGGGAACCGTCTTCTACAGTCAAAAACACAAGCCCTGGATGCATGTGATATGGCATGTATTTGTTGGTTTGGCAGCTGCTTTCATGTTCTTAAGTATTTATTGGTATGTTTAGTAGAAAGGAACTTATGAAGTATCGTCAAATTCGTTATCTAACTATTGGTGCAGGGATTCTCTTAGCCATCATGCTAATGCTAGCCCTATTTACCAGCCACAGGCTTGACCACACGGACGAAGCTTTTAGTCAATGGGTCTTTACTTGGCGTCAGCCTGTTTTGGATACATTTTTCGCCACAGTGACGGATTTAGCTGGCGCATTTGGAATTATCGTCCTCAGCACCATTATTGTGCTTACCCTCGTCTTTTATTTCCATCAAAGGACGCTTGCTTTTTGGTATGCGCTGATGATGCTAGTCAGCAATCTCTTGGTTAATCCACTTTTGAAGAATGTATTTCAGCGGGAACGCCCGGCTTTGAGTGTCCGATTGGTTGAGGCAGGGAGCTATTCCTTCCCTAGCGGGCATTCTTTGGGAGCAGTTACGGCCTTTGGGGGGCTGATGCTGATTCTTGCCTACCTCTATCGAAACAAAAACTGGCGGACACCGACAAATATTGGCCTCCTCTTATTGATTGGCTTAATTGGCTTTTCGCGCATTTACTTAGGTGTTCACTATTTATCGGATGTGCTGACAGGCTTTGCTTTAGGCGCTTTTTGCCTAGGCTTATCAGTAGAAATACTTAATCGGCATGTTTCAAATGATTCATAATGGCCAGTAATTTCTCCATCATAGGGCGCTCATAAGGATTATGGGCGCCTTTTTCAATGAGATGAAGCTTGGCTTGAGGGACAGCCCTCTTCAATAAATAGGCCCCAATCGGTCGGCAATTAATGTCGTAGCGACCATGAACGATATCCATGGGGATTTCTTGCAGGCGGTCACTGTGCTCGAGAATATACTGGTCCTGGCTGCCAAATACCCCATGGACGAAGTAATGGGCTTCAAGTAAGGCGTAGGACATGTCACTTGGGCTAACCCTTTCTTGGCCGGTAGGAATTTGTGGTACTAAGTTAATCACACTGGACTCCCAATCGGCCCAAAGCTTACTCGCTTGCTGTCTCATTGCTGGCTTTCCTTGGGTGAGGCGTTGGTAATAAGCTTCTACCAGTTGACCTTGCTCTTGTTCGGGAATAAAGTTCTTGAAACGGTCAAAGGCCTCCGGAACAAAATAGCTCGCCCCTGCTTGATAAAGCCAGTCAATATCTTCCTGGCGTCCTAAGAAAATCCCCCGCAAAATTAAATGCTTCACCCGGTCGGGATGATGAATCGCATAGGTTAAGGCCAAGGTAGAACCATAGCTACCCCCAAAGACATACCAAGCTTCAATTCCCAAGTGTTCACGAAGGCATTCCATATCCGCTACACTATGGAAAATCGTATTAGCTTCCAAGCTTAAAAAAGGCTTACTTTGCCCGGTTCCTCGCTGATCAAAGAGAATGATAAAGTAAGCTTCCGGGTCGAAAAAGCGGCGAGAGGCCTCACTAACGTGCCCTCCGGGACCCCCGTGTAAGAAAATCACCGGAATGCCCTGGGGGTTGCCAGCCGTTTCCACATATAATTCATGGCCAGAACCTACGCTTAAATAAAATGCATCGAGAATTGGTGTGTTTACATACATGCTTAACCCAACTTTCTAAGCTTGGTCACTTAAGTCCACGGATCGCTGGTAGGTGGCGTCTACGGCGGAAATCATCGCATGACGCAAACCATTCGCTTCAAGGGCTTTAACGCCGGCAATGGTTGTACCACCGGGGCTCGTAACCCTGTCTTTGAGGGCACCTGGATTTTCACC
This region of Suicoccus acidiformans genomic DNA includes:
- a CDS encoding ribonuclease HII, whose translation is MKVNYTIKEIKTLLEETSVLSDELFDLFSRDERKGVQKLLAQYERRQQKQMALEVAFQERLAIERELYQQSQQDKYYIAGIDEVGRGPLAGPIVAAVVILPENPVSLIGVNDSKQLSDKKRREFAERIQAEALAYSIAEVSSQQIDEMNIYRATQLAMETALTKLSLQPNHVLIDAMTIQTSIQQSSLIKGDQRSLSIAAASILAKVYRDDLMKAYSLTYPEFGFEANAGYGTKQHLEALRRFGYTPIHRRSFEPVASMTKQYQAAP
- the topA gene encoding type I DNA topoisomerase, translating into MAYKNLVIVESPTKAKTIGRYLGRNYKVVASKGHLRDLPKSKMGVDIENNFEPHYITIRGKGDTVKELRKLANKAENVYLAADPDREGEAIAWHLSHLLKLDPDAENRVVFNEITKDTVKEAFKEPRKIDMDLVDAQQARRILDRVVGYSISPLLWKKIKGGLSAGRVQSVALKLIIDREKEIRNFKPEEYWTIPTKFKKGRSKFEADFYGLSGKKLKLENEAAVKDIMDRIDTNATFTVKDIVEKERRRKPYAPFTTSTMQQEASNRLNFRAGKTMMVAQQLYEGVAIGGGTVGLITYMRTDSTRISPTARQAAATYIEDTYGKNFLGAGQRGKASAGSQDAHEAIRPSDVTITPESIKDKLSKDQFRLYALIWARFVASQMTDAVFDTIRADIEQNDVTFRANGQRIKFEGYMKVYKPAQSSKDNYLPDLSVGDDVKIDTIEPTQHFTQPPARYNEASLVKTMEELGIGRPSTYAPTLETLRKRYYVKMVAKRFEPTELGEIVNNVMEEFFPQIVNVEFTAGLEDELDDIEEGKRMWVSVLDEFYSSFAKDLDKAEEGMEKIEIKDEPAGFDCPECGKPMVIKIGRYGKFYACSGFPDCRHTEAIVKKIGVTCPTCGKGEVVERKSKKNRIFYGCDRYPECDFASWDKPVGRNCPKCDHYLIEKTSRKGSQVKCSNCDYEEDLVQ
- the dprA gene encoding DNA-processing protein DprA — its product is MEITLKEQLVYLVSCGVTYKWQMQYLQACAKGDHSEPASLADCQRMLRSIPGADGGYRMVNFFKVADCYDSLLELSQQVFIIGEAVYPKLWYETAQPPLVLFYAGDLSMLQRPKVSIVGTRKMTPYGAEVTKAFIKEFAKQNWIAVSGLAHGIDSTVHQAAIEAGNKTTIAIIPTGIQQVYPKEHRAMQEQLGQHHLVISEYLPSSLAQRHHFVLRNRLVAGISPATLVIEAAKKSGSLITANYALQENREVFALPGRIKDSQSSGCNELIAAGARPILSVGQTIWELAELFQNQGHI
- the hslV gene encoding HslVU peptidase proteolytic subunit, with translation MTTICAVKKNQELAMAGDGQVTMGETVIMKGGARKLRRIYDDKVVVGFAGGVADAITLSEMFEEKLQEYKGQLTRAAVEVAKQWRTDRSLQQLEALLIVMDDKDLLLVSGTGEVIQPDDGILTIGSGGNYALAAARAMARHGDMSAEEIARQALQIASEIDVYTNDNIIVEKA
- the nox gene encoding H2O-forming NADH oxidase; this translates as MKVVIVGTNHAGIAAANTLLDSGQDVEVVMIERNSNLSYLGCGTALWVGRQIDGYDGLFYTNKEDFEAKGAKIYIETEVKDIDFDAQSLVAETKDGEKIEESYDKLIIATGSQPIAPNLPGKDLEGIHFLKLFQEGQEVDKAFADENNQKVLIIGAGYIGVEIAEAAQRRGKDVTIFDAEATSLASYYDPEFAELMDENLREHGIDTHFGELAEEYLGEDGKVTGLKTNKGTYEADVIINCIGFRPYAVFGEGHLDRFGNGAYLVDRTFKTNDDNVYAIGDCATNYSNVTKEANYIALASNAVRSGVVAATNILGTELEGAGIQGSNGINIYDLKLVSTGFSLKACEKFGLDAKYVDYEDNQLPEFMPENDKVKLRIVYENGTNRILGAQIASTHDVSLLIHMFSLAIQEDITVDQLGLLDIFFLPHFNKPYNYITMAGLSADTSKD
- the xerC gene encoding tyrosine recombinase XerC, which gives rise to MQYEKHIALFLRYLESERRYSKETVKAYRTDLIEFFNFLQNSGDTRIESLTYRDMRLYLAHLNERQLARSTIARKLSSLRSFFKFAVREEWLSQNPMELIQFNQRDQRLPEFFYENEMEAILNAAAASQKPNALRNLAIIELLYATGMRVSELTSLTIERVNLDLQVVRVIGKGDKERMIPVGDQASQTLQLYLQAQRPKLAALSKAVSNAVFLSDKGEVMNADQIRYILQRIIDEGALHLTIHPHKLRHTFATHLLNHGADMRSVQELLGHENLSSTQIYTHVTKDKLRQAYLNAHPRAKRKS